A DNA window from Pseudomonas tohonis contains the following coding sequences:
- a CDS encoding EAL domain-containing protein encodes MPQDFARFESVGCAECRNLEGLGFEFTMAFQPIVNVRTRKPFAYEALVRGVNGESAASILERVDDANRYRFDQACRVKAIERATALGLLGIPDCKLSINFLPKAVYRAETCIRATLEAARLFEFPPERLMFEVTEGERVDDPLHLKSIFEEYERRGFTTSIDDFGSGYSGLNLLAMFQPQVLKIDMALTRNIDRDPVRAAIVEGIVLVAKRLNIVVVAEGIETREECDALLTLGIELMQGYLFARPEIARLAQAVFPRDAEN; translated from the coding sequence ATGCCCCAGGATTTCGCGCGATTCGAATCGGTCGGCTGCGCAGAGTGTCGCAACCTGGAAGGGTTGGGGTTCGAGTTCACGATGGCGTTCCAGCCGATAGTCAACGTCAGAACCCGCAAGCCCTTCGCTTACGAGGCCCTGGTTCGCGGCGTGAACGGCGAGTCCGCGGCCAGCATCCTGGAGCGGGTCGATGATGCCAACCGGTACCGCTTTGACCAGGCCTGCCGGGTCAAGGCCATCGAGAGGGCGACGGCGCTGGGGCTGCTGGGCATTCCGGACTGCAAGCTCAGCATCAATTTCCTGCCAAAGGCCGTGTACCGGGCCGAGACCTGCATCCGAGCCACCCTGGAGGCGGCCAGGCTGTTCGAGTTCCCGCCGGAGCGGTTGATGTTCGAAGTGACCGAAGGTGAGCGTGTCGACGACCCGCTGCACCTGAAGTCGATTTTCGAGGAGTACGAGCGCCGCGGCTTCACCACATCCATCGACGATTTCGGCTCGGGTTACTCCGGGTTGAACCTACTGGCGATGTTCCAGCCGCAGGTGCTGAAGATCGATATGGCGCTCACCCGGAACATCGATCGGGACCCGGTGAGGGCCGCGATAGTCGAAGGCATCGTGTTGGTCGCCAAACGCCTGAACATCGTGGTCGTGGCCGAGGGCATCGAAACGCGCGAGGAGTGCGATGCGCTGCTCACTCTCGGCATCGAGCTCATGCAAGGCTACCTCTTCGCCCGGCCCGAAATCGCACGGCTGGCACAGGCTGTCTTTCCGCGGGATGCCGAGAACTAG
- a CDS encoding AraC family transcriptional regulator — protein sequence MTSKPCAQASRAEYTRRMNRVLNYIDAHLDQPLDGERLADIANFSRFHFHRIFAAWMGETLGSYARRRRLEKAAFRLSCGPIETVLETALATGFSSGEAFARAFKLKFGCTPSDWRSHAPQRVAAQAAALGQQPGVLNSNPDQVLGNGGQACEAAFGEAEVSCLSTEETSMDVRIIDLPRVRVAYQRLIGPYGPAVSAFWRDTIAPWMLSNGLSGEACYGVGYDDPSITPASKCRYDACVEVPAHFVAGGQADIRTLPGGRYAVASFKGKTEKLADAWTWLMCEWMPSSGLQCDDRPCFERFSAATAVDPETGEFSCDICIPVRAL from the coding sequence ATGACCAGCAAACCTTGCGCCCAGGCATCACGCGCCGAGTACACGCGACGCATGAACCGCGTGCTCAACTACATCGATGCTCATCTCGATCAGCCGTTGGATGGCGAGCGATTGGCCGATATCGCCAATTTCTCGCGCTTCCATTTCCATCGCATTTTCGCCGCGTGGATGGGGGAAACGCTTGGCAGCTATGCGCGTCGGCGTCGGCTCGAGAAGGCGGCCTTTCGTCTGTCCTGCGGCCCCATTGAAACGGTTCTCGAAACCGCGCTGGCCACTGGCTTCAGTTCGGGCGAGGCGTTTGCGCGGGCCTTCAAGCTCAAGTTCGGCTGCACACCGTCGGACTGGCGCAGCCATGCTCCGCAGCGTGTGGCTGCACAGGCGGCCGCCCTCGGCCAGCAGCCTGGCGTACTGAATAGCAATCCTGATCAGGTCCTCGGCAATGGTGGTCAGGCATGCGAGGCTGCGTTCGGGGAGGCTGAAGTCTCTTGTCTATCAACGGAAGAGACCTCCATGGACGTACGTATCATCGATCTACCCCGGGTGCGAGTCGCCTATCAACGCTTGATTGGCCCCTACGGCCCGGCAGTGAGCGCATTCTGGCGCGATACGATTGCGCCCTGGATGCTCTCGAACGGCCTCAGCGGGGAGGCTTGCTACGGCGTGGGTTATGATGATCCCTCGATAACGCCCGCCAGCAAGTGCCGGTATGACGCCTGCGTCGAAGTGCCCGCGCATTTCGTTGCCGGTGGCCAGGCCGATATCAGGACCCTGCCGGGTGGTCGTTATGCCGTCGCGAGCTTCAAGGGGAAGACGGAGAAGCTGGCGGACGCCTGGACGTGGCTGATGTGTGAATGGATGCCCTCGAGCGGCCTGCAATGCGACGACCGTCCATGCTTTGAGAGGTTCTCCGCTGCCACGGCGGTCGACCCTGAAACCGGCGAGTTCAGCTGCGATATCTGTATTCCGGTGCGGGCGCTATAG
- a CDS encoding LysR family transcriptional regulator has product MRRLNFHHLHYFWAVAKEGNLTRAADALHVSQSALSTQIRVLEEQLGHVLFIRSGRSLRLTEAGQLVLDYADTIFALGSELQTTLQNTRQASQTLRIGAVATLSRNFQENLLRPFLGREGLRITLESGSVDELLERLALHKLDVVLTNKAVSADSQRTWQCRLLDRQAVCLIGPPREDAHPFDLRRDLQQARLIVPGRSSDVRSQFEVYCNSHGVQPDICAEVDDMAMLRLLARDSGDIALLPAVVVQDELRSGALELYAEVPDIAERFYAVTLQRQFNLNILDEMFGGPRAHDVK; this is encoded by the coding sequence ATGCGCCGACTGAATTTCCATCACCTGCATTACTTCTGGGCCGTGGCCAAGGAAGGCAACCTCACCCGGGCCGCCGACGCGCTGCACGTATCGCAATCGGCCCTCTCCACGCAGATCCGCGTGCTGGAGGAGCAGCTCGGCCATGTCCTGTTCATCCGCTCCGGCCGCAGCCTGCGGCTTACCGAGGCGGGGCAGCTGGTGCTGGACTACGCCGACACCATCTTCGCCCTCGGCAGCGAACTGCAGACCACCCTGCAGAACACCCGGCAGGCCAGCCAGACGCTGCGCATCGGCGCTGTCGCCACCTTGTCGCGGAACTTCCAGGAGAACCTGCTGCGCCCCTTCCTCGGCCGTGAAGGCCTGCGCATCACGCTGGAGTCAGGCAGCGTGGATGAGCTGCTGGAGCGCCTGGCCCTGCACAAGCTGGATGTGGTGCTGACCAACAAGGCGGTCAGCGCCGATAGCCAGCGCACCTGGCAGTGCCGGCTGCTCGATCGCCAGGCCGTGTGTCTGATCGGCCCGCCGCGCGAGGATGCCCACCCCTTCGACCTGCGCCGCGACCTGCAGCAGGCCCGCCTGATCGTGCCCGGCCGCAGCAGCGATGTGCGCAGCCAGTTCGAGGTTTATTGCAACAGCCACGGCGTGCAGCCGGACATCTGCGCGGAGGTCGACGACATGGCCATGCTGCGCCTGCTGGCGCGGGACTCCGGCGATATCGCGTTGCTGCCTGCCGTGGTGGTGCAGGACGAACTGCGCAGCGGCGCGCTGGAGCTGTACGCCGAAGTCCCTGACATCGCCGAACGGTTCTACGCCGTCACCCTGCAGCGCCAGTTCAACCTCAATATCCTCGACGAGATGTTCGGCGGTCCGAGGGCGCACGACGTGAAATGA
- a CDS encoding LysR family transcriptional regulator has translation MDWDDLRFFLAIARTGSLGAAAKYLGVSHPTVGRRLQALEQASGQAFFRRTSEGLVPTAIGDGILSLAEEMESSALAIARRIDGSDEQPEGILRISSADWFAGYVLAPVLSELVRRYPAVVPEVMAGQRLSDLTRREADIAFRIVPFDQPDIVQRRLMTMPYGLYSSAALPFEPGPDGAGCKLILMNTAQAYYPDVMWAQRMLPAARTVFTSSSRTVQARMCAQGLGVAVLPRLLGDQLPALTRIDLGEAPPSRDIWMGYHQDMRRLDRLRALAELAGEMLGNP, from the coding sequence GTGGATTGGGACGACTTGCGGTTTTTCCTGGCGATAGCACGTACCGGCTCCCTGGGCGCTGCAGCCAAGTACCTGGGCGTCAGCCACCCCACCGTGGGCAGGCGTTTGCAGGCACTGGAGCAGGCCAGCGGCCAGGCGTTCTTCCGGCGCACCAGCGAGGGCCTGGTGCCGACCGCGATCGGCGACGGCATCCTGAGCCTCGCGGAGGAAATGGAAAGCAGCGCCCTGGCCATCGCCCGGCGCATCGATGGCAGCGACGAACAGCCCGAAGGCATCCTGCGCATTTCTTCGGCCGACTGGTTTGCCGGCTACGTGCTGGCACCGGTGCTGAGCGAACTGGTGCGCCGCTACCCCGCCGTGGTGCCCGAGGTGATGGCCGGGCAGCGGCTGTCGGACCTCACCCGCCGCGAAGCGGACATTGCCTTTCGCATCGTGCCGTTCGACCAGCCGGACATCGTGCAACGCCGGCTGATGACCATGCCCTACGGCCTGTACAGCAGCGCCGCCCTGCCCTTCGAACCCGGCCCGGATGGCGCGGGCTGCAAGTTGATCCTGATGAACACCGCGCAGGCCTACTACCCCGATGTGATGTGGGCCCAGCGCATGCTGCCCGCCGCGCGCACGGTGTTCACCAGCAGCAGCCGCACCGTGCAGGCGCGGATGTGCGCGCAGGGCCTGGGGGTGGCGGTACTGCCGCGCCTGCTGGGCGATCAGCTGCCGGCCCTGACCCGCATCGATCTCGGTGAGGCCCCGCCATCACGGGATATCTGGATGGGCTACCACCAGGACATGCGGCGCCTGGACCGCCTGCGCGCGCTGGCGGAGCTGGCCGGCGAGATGCTCGGCAACCCCTGA
- a CDS encoding NADH-quinone oxidoreductase subunit L → MPTLSLSLAQLLPWVYALALLPAACIGSPRRLWWPARTAGYLGLAVVAAAWLQAALDGQDNDRLGLAMAGLVALLAMVITDYSLRYLDGEPGQRRYVLALLGTLAAVATVVTSADLYLLVGAWILSSLCLHPLLTFYRDRPQAVVVAHKKFLASRLADACLLLATVLLVRASGDSQIAAILEAVDARLQASGQLGWDLHLAALLLALAVILKSAQLPVHGWLIQVMEAPTPVSALLHAGLVNLGGFLLLRFAPLLSAATPAQSLLVLVGGLTAVIAALVMMTRISIKVRLAWSTCAQMGLMLLECGLGLYELALVHLLAHSLYKAHAFLAAGETVAQARHHALHPQAPAPGLGSLVLALLLAGVTLAVLHWLWTWALPGYALPLVALTLLAIGLAPWCLRRGQLAYGSAMFALLLGAYLAWHQAAGWILHQQLAEAPTPLSGLAVLLFLGLYLLQAVILARPHGALAQRLYPLAFAGFYLDEHFTRLTFRLWPVRPPQHALSPHGDRP, encoded by the coding sequence ATGCCCACCCTGTCTCTTTCCCTGGCCCAGCTGTTGCCCTGGGTCTACGCCCTGGCCCTGCTGCCGGCGGCCTGCATCGGCTCGCCACGCCGGCTCTGGTGGCCGGCCCGCACGGCCGGCTACCTGGGGCTGGCCGTCGTCGCTGCCGCCTGGCTGCAGGCCGCCCTGGACGGGCAGGACAACGACCGGCTCGGTCTTGCGATGGCCGGCCTGGTCGCCCTGCTGGCCATGGTGATCACCGACTACTCGCTCCGCTACCTGGATGGCGAGCCGGGGCAGCGCCGTTATGTGCTGGCCTTGCTCGGCACCCTGGCCGCCGTGGCGACGGTGGTGACCAGCGCTGACCTGTACCTGCTGGTCGGTGCCTGGATCTTGTCCAGCCTGTGCCTGCACCCCTTGCTCACCTTCTACCGCGACCGCCCCCAGGCCGTCGTGGTGGCCCACAAGAAATTCCTCGCCAGCCGGCTGGCCGATGCCTGCCTGTTGCTGGCCACGGTGCTGCTGGTGCGCGCGAGTGGTGACAGCCAGATCGCCGCCATCCTGGAAGCGGTCGACGCACGCCTCCAGGCAAGCGGCCAGCTCGGCTGGGATCTGCACCTCGCAGCCCTGCTGCTGGCCCTGGCGGTGATCCTCAAGTCGGCCCAGCTGCCGGTCCACGGTTGGCTGATCCAGGTGATGGAGGCGCCGACACCGGTCTCGGCGCTGCTGCATGCCGGGCTGGTCAACCTGGGGGGATTCCTGCTGCTGCGCTTCGCCCCGCTGCTGTCCGCTGCCACTCCGGCGCAAAGCCTCCTGGTGCTGGTCGGCGGTCTCACGGCGGTGATCGCCGCCCTGGTGATGATGACCCGCATCAGCATCAAGGTCCGCCTGGCGTGGTCGACCTGTGCGCAGATGGGGCTGATGCTCCTGGAGTGCGGCCTTGGCCTGTACGAGCTGGCCCTGGTGCACCTGCTGGCCCACTCGCTGTACAAGGCCCATGCCTTCCTGGCTGCCGGCGAGACCGTGGCCCAGGCCCGCCACCACGCGCTGCACCCACAGGCGCCCGCGCCCGGGTTGGGCAGCCTGGTGCTCGCCCTGTTGCTGGCGGGCGTGACGCTGGCCGTGCTGCACTGGCTCTGGACATGGGCGTTGCCCGGCTACGCGCTGCCGCTGGTGGCCCTGACGCTCCTGGCAATCGGCCTGGCGCCCTGGTGCCTGCGCCGAGGCCAGCTGGCATATGGGTCGGCCATGTTCGCCCTGCTGCTGGGCGCGTACCTGGCCTGGCACCAGGCGGCCGGATGGATCCTCCACCAGCAGCTCGCCGAAGCGCCGACGCCGCTGAGCGGGCTGGCCGTGCTGCTGTTCCTCGGCCTCTATCTACTGCAGGCCGTGATTCTCGCCCGTCCCCACGGCGCCCTGGCGCAACGCCTCTACCCCCTGGCCTTCGCCGGCTTCTACCTGGACGAGCACTTCACCCGCCTGACCTTCCGCCTGTGGCCCGTGCGCCCGCCGCAGCACGCTCTTTCACCCCACGGAGACCGCCCATGA
- a CDS encoding YbcC family protein, translating to MTALEPITGLEPDALHEIARQACARIAPTWPLDRMIAVSPLWERRDQDWQTVARQLWQRAGIRLTLGAADYRQAWRDGGIATRHLHQALAEHGAAGTTAQLLQALDAAEEPGPGLPLLEDLTEPGIPLPGWPVLITQQIGQCCAAWFDHEQADWRPGEGSGLYQAWHSSMLADKGLSVLSACRDLHQRIVELPEHPQAALETAVRRLGLTPDDWAPWFDCLLLRSLGWASWCAYRRWQANLRGEDDQTMLELLAIRAAWESLVDDRRRDGDSRWRRWRSAWQEHLLQPPSATWQALQVWQRADELAWQERLQHTLCRATPAERPQQPLAKLFFCIDVRSEPLRRALEHACPELETGGFAGFFGLPIAYTPLGTRATRPQLPGLLAPQLQVSDGSGDAIRDRQLARERRGRLARQGHWRLFERLPASTFTLVESLGLGYAGALLGRTYGLAGGAAQSERSAWRRVEWQCLEPRLLEVTLQQKVELAERILKALGLDGPVPPLLVLLGHGSQSANNPQAAGLDCGACCGQSGEINARLLASLLNDTEVREGLRERGLDLPAHCHVLAGLHNTTTDEVQVFGVETLAQALQPSWLRLRAALDSATMEVRRQRAIKLGLAPVREQPGKLLGRLRRRARDWAQTRPEWGLADNAAFIAAPRSRTRGVDLQGRAFLHDYDWRRDEDGRMLELIMTAPMVVAHWINLQYFTSTTDNLRLGSGNKLLHNVVGGQIGVFEGNGGDLRIGLARQSLHDGRQWMHRPLRLHVVIEAPQGMIDRVIATQAVVRDLVQHGWLHLLRIDGHPARMERRTSAGWQALPMD from the coding sequence ATGACCGCGCTCGAACCCATCACCGGCCTCGAGCCGGACGCCCTGCACGAGATCGCTCGCCAGGCCTGCGCCCGGATCGCGCCAACCTGGCCACTGGATCGGATGATCGCCGTCAGCCCGCTATGGGAACGGCGCGACCAGGACTGGCAGACCGTCGCCAGGCAGCTCTGGCAGCGCGCCGGCATCCGCTTGACCCTCGGCGCCGCCGACTATCGCCAGGCGTGGCGGGACGGGGGTATCGCCACGCGCCATCTGCACCAGGCACTGGCCGAGCACGGCGCGGCGGGAACGACCGCACAGCTGCTGCAGGCACTGGACGCTGCCGAGGAGCCCGGTCCGGGATTGCCGCTTCTGGAGGACCTGACCGAGCCGGGCATCCCGCTGCCCGGCTGGCCCGTGCTGATCACCCAGCAGATCGGTCAATGCTGCGCCGCCTGGTTCGACCACGAGCAGGCGGACTGGCGTCCAGGCGAGGGCAGCGGGCTCTACCAGGCCTGGCACAGCAGCATGCTGGCAGACAAGGGCTTGAGCGTGCTCAGCGCGTGTCGCGACCTGCACCAGCGCATCGTCGAGCTGCCGGAACACCCCCAGGCAGCCCTGGAGACGGCGGTGCGGCGGCTCGGCTTGACGCCGGACGACTGGGCACCCTGGTTCGACTGCCTGCTGCTGCGTTCCCTGGGATGGGCGTCCTGGTGCGCCTACCGCCGCTGGCAGGCCAATCTGCGGGGCGAAGACGACCAGACGATGCTCGAGCTGCTCGCCATCCGGGCGGCCTGGGAGTCGCTGGTGGATGACCGTCGGCGTGACGGTGACAGCCGCTGGCGGCGTTGGCGTTCGGCCTGGCAGGAGCACCTGCTGCAGCCGCCGTCGGCCACCTGGCAGGCGCTGCAGGTGTGGCAGCGGGCCGACGAGCTGGCGTGGCAGGAGCGACTGCAACACACACTGTGCCGGGCCACACCCGCCGAACGGCCGCAGCAACCGCTGGCCAAGCTGTTCTTCTGCATCGACGTACGCTCCGAACCGCTGCGACGCGCGCTCGAACACGCCTGCCCGGAGCTGGAAACCGGCGGCTTCGCCGGCTTCTTCGGACTGCCGATCGCCTACACCCCGCTGGGTACCCGGGCCACGCGCCCGCAACTGCCGGGCCTGCTCGCCCCGCAGCTGCAGGTCAGTGACGGCAGTGGCGACGCCATCCGGGACCGGCAACTGGCGCGGGAACGCCGGGGCCGCCTGGCGCGCCAGGGGCACTGGCGCCTGTTCGAGCGGCTGCCGGCATCGACCTTCACGCTGGTCGAGAGCCTGGGCCTGGGCTACGCCGGCGCGCTGCTGGGCCGGACCTACGGCCTGGCCGGCGGCGCAGCCCAGTCGGAGCGCAGCGCCTGGCGCCGCGTCGAATGGCAATGCCTGGAGCCACGCTTGCTGGAGGTGACGCTGCAACAGAAGGTCGAGCTGGCCGAGCGCATCCTCAAGGCCCTGGGCCTCGACGGTCCCGTGCCTCCGCTGCTGGTGCTGCTCGGCCACGGCAGCCAGAGCGCCAACAACCCCCAGGCGGCCGGGCTCGACTGCGGCGCATGCTGTGGCCAGAGCGGCGAGATCAACGCGCGCCTGCTGGCCAGCCTGCTCAACGACACCGAGGTCCGGGAGGGCCTGCGCGAGCGCGGGCTCGACCTGCCGGCGCACTGCCATGTCCTGGCCGGCCTGCACAACACCACGACCGATGAGGTGCAGGTGTTCGGCGTCGAGACGCTTGCGCAGGCCCTGCAGCCCAGCTGGCTGCGCCTGCGCGCGGCGCTGGACAGCGCCACCATGGAAGTACGCCGGCAACGGGCCATCAAACTGGGGCTGGCCCCGGTGCGCGAGCAGCCTGGCAAGCTGCTCGGACGGCTGCGCCGGCGCGCCCGCGACTGGGCTCAGACCCGCCCCGAATGGGGCCTGGCCGACAATGCCGCGTTCATCGCCGCGCCCCGTTCGCGCACCCGTGGCGTGGACCTGCAGGGCCGCGCCTTCCTGCACGACTATGACTGGCGGCGGGACGAGGACGGCCGGATGCTTGAGCTGATCATGACCGCGCCCATGGTGGTAGCGCACTGGATCAACCTGCAGTACTTCACCTCGACCACCGACAACCTGCGCCTGGGTAGCGGCAACAAGCTGCTGCACAACGTGGTCGGCGGGCAGATCGGCGTATTCGAGGGCAACGGCGGCGACCTGCGCATCGGCCTGGCCCGCCAGTCGCTGCACGATGGCCGGCAATGGATGCATCGTCCGCTGCGCCTGCACGTGGTGATCGAGGCGCCGCAGGGCATGATCGACCGGGTCATCGCGACCCAGGCGGTGGTGCGCGACCTGGTGCAGCACGGCTGGCTGCACCTGCTGCGCATCGACGGCCATCCCGCGCGAATGGAGCGACGCACATCCGCAGGCTGGCAGGCGCTACCGATGGACTGA
- a CDS encoding AraC family transcriptional regulator — MTDSPEHLTILPEMQLEGFANGDLLSQVLTHMRLTGDRLYSATLAPGERLVLDCNSAHVCVLQGGQLHIQRDDQPATQVQPGDVVLLPHTLEQLRLTAGDGPTTLAICRFWFDAGSFRAMLFALPWLIHIRQAEAAPWSEGLLHFMLLEAHDVQPGGALMVSRLIDLTVIRVLRTWVQQGSASGWLGGLSDARIARVLRAIHEQPRQQWRIEALAKLAGMSRSSFCERFNALVGRAPLRYQNEWRLTLARSMLATQASRIGDVGFAVGYESEAAFSRAYKAFFGRSPRDDHPARPGDALTRREPAPR; from the coding sequence ATGACCGATTCACCGGAACACTTGACCATTCTTCCGGAAATGCAGCTGGAAGGTTTCGCCAACGGCGACCTGCTGTCCCAGGTGCTGACCCATATGCGCCTGACCGGCGACCGCCTGTACTCCGCCACCCTCGCCCCCGGCGAGCGCCTCGTGCTGGACTGCAACAGCGCCCATGTCTGTGTGCTGCAAGGCGGCCAGTTGCACATCCAGCGCGACGACCAGCCCGCCACCCAGGTGCAGCCCGGCGATGTGGTCCTGTTGCCCCACACCCTGGAACAGCTGCGGCTCACCGCGGGCGACGGGCCCACCACGCTTGCCATCTGCCGCTTCTGGTTCGATGCCGGCAGTTTTCGCGCCATGCTCTTCGCCCTGCCCTGGCTGATCCATATCCGGCAGGCCGAGGCGGCGCCCTGGTCCGAAGGCCTGCTGCATTTCATGCTGCTGGAGGCCCATGACGTGCAGCCCGGTGGCGCCTTGATGGTGTCGCGGCTGATCGACCTGACCGTCATTCGCGTGCTGCGTACCTGGGTACAGCAAGGCTCCGCGTCCGGCTGGCTGGGCGGTTTGTCCGATGCACGCATCGCCCGAGTGCTGCGGGCCATCCACGAGCAGCCCAGGCAACAGTGGCGAATCGAGGCACTGGCGAAGCTGGCGGGCATGTCGCGCTCCAGCTTCTGCGAACGCTTCAACGCCCTGGTGGGGCGTGCGCCCCTGCGCTACCAGAACGAATGGCGGCTGACGCTGGCCAGAAGCATGCTGGCCACGCAGGCCAGCCGTATCGGCGATGTGGGTTTTGCCGTGGGCTATGAATCCGAGGCGGCGTTCAGCCGCGCCTACAAGGCCTTCTTCGGCCGCTCGCCCCGGGACGACCACCCCGCCCGCCCCGGGGACGCCCTCACCCGCCGGGAGCCTGCGCCAAGGTGA
- a CDS encoding SDR family oxidoreductase, with protein MNLDLSGKRILVTGGTKGVGSAVVRLLLEEGAKVLTSARQATEDTPREVFFAADLTTTQGCDALAAATRERLGGVDVIVHVLGGSSAPGGGFAALGEDEWRNELDLNLFPAVRLDRALLPDMLQRRAGVIIHVTSIQNRLPLPEATTAYAAAKAALSTYSKSLSKEVSPKGVRVVRVSPGWVETEASVALAERLAQEAGTDYEGGKQLIMDSLGGIPLGRPAKPAEVAELIAFLASPRAASITGTEFVIDGGTVPTA; from the coding sequence ATGAACCTTGACCTGAGCGGCAAACGAATCCTGGTCACCGGCGGCACCAAAGGCGTAGGCAGCGCCGTCGTGAGACTGCTGCTGGAGGAGGGCGCCAAGGTCCTGACTTCGGCGCGGCAGGCTACGGAGGACACGCCGCGAGAGGTGTTCTTCGCGGCGGACCTGACGACCACGCAAGGGTGTGACGCATTGGCGGCGGCCACCCGGGAGCGCCTGGGCGGCGTCGATGTCATCGTGCATGTGCTCGGCGGCTCCTCCGCCCCTGGCGGCGGATTTGCCGCGTTGGGCGAAGACGAGTGGCGGAACGAACTGGACCTGAATCTGTTTCCGGCGGTGCGGCTGGACCGCGCGTTGCTGCCGGACATGCTGCAGCGCAGGGCCGGCGTGATCATCCACGTCACGTCCATCCAGAACCGCCTGCCGCTACCCGAGGCCACCACGGCGTATGCAGCGGCCAAGGCGGCGCTGTCCACCTACAGCAAGAGCCTGTCCAAGGAGGTGTCGCCCAAGGGCGTGCGAGTGGTTCGGGTGTCGCCCGGCTGGGTCGAGACAGAGGCCTCGGTGGCACTGGCCGAACGGCTGGCGCAGGAAGCCGGCACCGACTACGAAGGCGGCAAGCAACTGATCATGGATTCATTGGGCGGCATCCCCCTGGGCCGTCCGGCCAAGCCCGCCGAGGTGGCCGAGCTGATTGCGTTTCTGGCGTCGCCACGTGCGGCGTCGATCACGGGCACCGAGTTCGTGATCGACGGCGGTACGGTGCCGACGGCGTAG
- a CDS encoding MFS transporter, with the protein MTLPTSAVATAPRRWLAFAVLLAGAFLPPLDFFIVNVALPSIRQGLGATPAQIEWVISAYAATYAVFLISGGRLGDLFGRRRVFLAGMAGFGVASLICGLAASPPVLIVGRVLQGLSAAAMAPQGLASIHALFPEQERSRALAVYGAALGFAAVLAQVLGGVLIAADVFGLQWRVIFLINLPIVAAVFLAGIPFLPDTRSATPAALDRLGVLLCALTLGLLVVPLVQGRELGWPWWLCLMLLGAPLVAVVFWRHEAALQRRGGTPLLSPQLARSPRLLAGLVGALFFYVVAAFFLSFSVYLQDALGASPVVTGLMFVPFGVGFLVGPLTTPAAIRRFGRWVPALGMLLEALGCLVLSAAVGAAAAGERPALVPMILGVGLLGFGQGWALPTLIRSVIDRAPAGGSGMVSGLVNSALQISAALGVAVLGGLFYAVAAPAHSPATVAQGFIAALLGIALCLSLSAVLALYATAPRSDSR; encoded by the coding sequence ATGACTCTTCCCACTTCGGCCGTCGCCACGGCGCCTCGGCGCTGGCTGGCCTTCGCGGTGCTGCTGGCCGGTGCGTTCCTGCCCCCGCTGGATTTCTTCATCGTCAATGTGGCCTTGCCGTCCATTCGCCAGGGGCTGGGTGCGACGCCCGCCCAGATCGAATGGGTGATCTCGGCCTATGCCGCGACCTATGCGGTTTTCCTGATCTCCGGCGGGCGCCTGGGCGACCTGTTCGGCCGGCGCCGGGTGTTCCTGGCGGGGATGGCCGGCTTCGGGGTGGCTTCGCTGATCTGTGGGCTGGCGGCCTCGCCGCCGGTGCTGATCGTTGGCCGGGTGCTGCAGGGGCTGAGTGCCGCCGCCATGGCGCCGCAGGGGCTGGCGTCCATCCATGCCCTGTTTCCCGAGCAGGAGCGCTCGCGGGCACTGGCGGTCTATGGCGCGGCGCTTGGCTTCGCCGCCGTGCTCGCCCAGGTCCTGGGCGGTGTGCTGATCGCGGCCGATGTGTTCGGGCTGCAGTGGCGGGTGATCTTCCTGATCAACCTGCCCATCGTGGCTGCGGTTTTCCTCGCCGGCATACCCTTCCTGCCGGATACCCGCAGCGCCACGCCGGCCGCGCTGGATCGCCTCGGCGTGCTGCTCTGTGCGCTCACGCTGGGGCTGTTGGTGGTGCCCCTGGTGCAAGGCCGCGAGCTGGGCTGGCCGTGGTGGCTGTGCCTGATGTTGCTGGGCGCGCCCCTGGTTGCCGTGGTGTTCTGGCGCCATGAGGCGGCCCTTCAGCGGCGCGGCGGCACCCCACTGCTCAGCCCCCAGCTGGCCCGGTCGCCGCGCTTGCTGGCGGGGCTGGTCGGCGCGCTGTTCTTCTACGTGGTGGCCGCCTTCTTCCTGTCCTTTTCGGTGTACCTGCAGGACGCCCTCGGCGCCTCACCGGTGGTCACCGGCCTGATGTTCGTGCCCTTCGGCGTCGGCTTCCTGGTCGGGCCGCTGACCACACCCGCCGCCATCCGCCGCTTCGGTCGCTGGGTGCCTGCCCTGGGGATGCTCCTGGAAGCGCTGGGCTGCCTGGTCCTGAGCGCAGCGGTGGGGGCCGCGGCTGCGGGTGAACGGCCCGCCCTGGTGCCGATGATCCTGGGCGTCGGGCTGCTGGGCTTCGGTCAGGGGTGGGCACTGCCGACCCTGATCCGGAGCGTGATCGACCGCGCCCCGGCGGGTGGTTCCGGGATGGTTTCCGGCCTGGTCAACTCCGCGTTGCAAATCAGTGCCGCCCTCGGCGTGGCGGTGCTCGGCGGCTTGTTCTACGCCGTCGCCGCGCCGGCCCACAGCCCGGCCACGGTCGCCCAGGGCTTTATCGCCGCACTGCTGGGCATCGCCCTGTGCCTGAGCCTGTCCGCCGTGCTCGCGCTCTACGCCACGGCGCCCCGTTCGGATTCCCGATAA